One genomic segment of Pelagerythrobacter marensis includes these proteins:
- a CDS encoding cupin domain-containing protein encodes MAGQPIARFPIHLGRGGSAVAQPEFTGMDWYGGYDERHGEDGEGRLVSLFRFSQSWDSWEMHPAGDEVVLCLEGTITLHQEYADGSTQTVTLAAGEYAINPPATWHTADVEGEATALFITAGEGTEHRAR; translated from the coding sequence ATGGCCGGGCAGCCGATCGCCCGCTTCCCGATCCATCTGGGGCGGGGCGGTTCGGCCGTCGCCCAGCCCGAATTCACCGGTATGGACTGGTATGGCGGATATGACGAACGCCACGGGGAGGATGGGGAGGGACGGCTGGTGAGCCTGTTTCGATTTTCCCAGTCGTGGGATTCGTGGGAAATGCACCCTGCGGGCGACGAAGTCGTCCTGTGCCTGGAAGGGACGATAACCCTGCATCAGGAATATGCCGACGGCTCGACCCAGACCGTAACCCTGGCGGCGGGCGAATATGCGATCAATCCGCCGGCGACATGGCACACCGCCGATGTCGAAGGGGAAGCCACCGCGCTGTTCATCACCGCCGGTGAGGGAACCGAGCACCGGGCGCGCTGA
- a CDS encoding aminopeptidase P family protein, with the protein MLMQTHESRLAALREELKRRALDGFVVPISDEHMSEYIGGYAQRLAWLTGFGGSAGSAVVLADKAGMFIDGRYTIQVHEQVDSKLYDYCLVPQVSMGKWIADNAPAGAKIGFDPWLHTKGWADQVGKALAKKGSELVAVESNPVDSVWDDQPEPSTAAALVHADEHAGRSSAEKRAEVADWMKDEGYDAAVVSALDSIAWLLNIRGADVERTPVALSYLIAHSDGTAELFIAPEKVTPELEKHLGNAVTIRPRDAFDGALSAMKGKTVSVDPDFGVAAIFRLLEEGGATPVAERDPVILPKAIKNPVEQEGHRKAQERDGAAVARFLHWLSVAAPKGGETELSAAAKLQEFRKATGLLKDNSFDTISAAGPHAAIPHYRVDEDSNLPIEPGSVFLCDSGGQYLDGTTDITRTVWIGPGDPSAEQKDRFTRVLKGHIAIDRATFPQGTNGSQLDAFARQFLWQAGVDYGHGTGHGVGSYLGVHEGPQRIAKSSGGQAGTAQELFAGMILSNEPGYYKGGEYGIRIENLVLTVKREIAGGEGDWLGFEPLTFVPIDRTLVDRALLTEDEIAWWNDYHAKTRAILAPQLEGEVLAWLEEACQPL; encoded by the coding sequence ATGCTGATGCAAACCCACGAAAGCCGTCTCGCCGCCCTGCGCGAGGAACTGAAGCGCCGCGCACTCGACGGGTTCGTTGTCCCGATTTCCGACGAGCACATGAGCGAATATATCGGCGGCTATGCCCAGCGCCTGGCGTGGCTGACCGGATTCGGCGGCTCTGCCGGCAGCGCGGTCGTGCTGGCGGACAAGGCCGGCATGTTCATCGACGGACGCTACACCATCCAGGTCCACGAACAGGTCGACAGCAAGCTGTACGATTATTGCCTCGTACCCCAGGTTTCGATGGGTAAGTGGATCGCCGATAATGCCCCAGCAGGCGCGAAGATCGGCTTCGATCCCTGGCTCCATACCAAAGGCTGGGCCGATCAGGTCGGCAAGGCGCTGGCCAAGAAGGGCAGCGAACTGGTCGCGGTCGAAAGCAACCCGGTCGATTCGGTGTGGGACGATCAACCCGAACCCTCCACCGCCGCGGCGCTGGTCCATGCGGACGAGCACGCCGGCCGGTCGAGCGCGGAAAAACGCGCCGAAGTGGCCGACTGGATGAAGGACGAAGGTTACGACGCGGCAGTCGTCTCGGCGCTCGATTCGATCGCCTGGCTGCTCAATATCCGCGGTGCGGATGTCGAGCGGACCCCGGTGGCCCTGTCCTACCTGATCGCACATAGCGACGGGACGGCGGAACTGTTCATCGCGCCCGAGAAAGTCACTCCGGAACTGGAAAAGCACCTCGGCAACGCGGTCACGATCCGCCCGCGCGATGCCTTCGACGGCGCGCTTTCGGCGATGAAGGGCAAGACTGTCTCGGTCGATCCCGATTTCGGCGTCGCGGCGATTTTCCGCCTGCTCGAGGAAGGCGGGGCGACCCCGGTGGCCGAGCGTGACCCGGTGATCCTGCCCAAGGCGATCAAGAACCCGGTCGAGCAGGAAGGGCACCGCAAGGCGCAGGAACGCGACGGCGCAGCGGTCGCGCGGTTCCTCCACTGGCTGTCGGTCGCCGCGCCTAAGGGCGGGGAGACCGAGCTTTCGGCAGCGGCCAAGCTGCAGGAATTCCGCAAGGCCACCGGCCTGCTGAAGGACAACAGCTTCGACACGATTTCCGCCGCCGGCCCCCACGCGGCGATCCCGCATTACCGGGTGGACGAGGATTCGAACCTGCCGATCGAACCGGGCAGCGTGTTCCTGTGCGATTCGGGCGGGCAGTATCTCGACGGAACGACCGACATCACGCGCACGGTGTGGATCGGACCCGGCGATCCCTCGGCCGAGCAGAAGGATCGCTTCACCCGCGTGCTCAAGGGCCATATCGCGATCGACCGCGCGACTTTCCCCCAGGGCACGAACGGCAGCCAGCTCGATGCCTTCGCGCGCCAGTTCCTGTGGCAGGCGGGGGTCGATTACGGCCACGGCACCGGGCACGGCGTGGGCAGCTATCTCGGCGTGCACGAGGGGCCGCAGCGGATCGCGAAATCGAGCGGCGGCCAGGCCGGCACTGCGCAGGAACTGTTCGCCGGGATGATTCTGTCGAACGAACCGGGGTACTACAAGGGCGGCGAATACGGCATCCGGATCGAGAACCTCGTCCTCACCGTGAAGCGCGAGATCGCCGGGGGCGAGGGCGACTGGCTCGGCTTCGAACCGCTCACTTTCGTGCCGATCGACCGCACCCTGGTCGATCGCGCGCTGCTGACCGAGGACGAGATCGCCTGGTGGAACGATTACCACGCGAAAACCCGCGCGATCCTCGCACCGCAGCTTGAAGGCGAGGTCCTGGCCTGGTTGGAGGAGGCGTGCCAGCCGCTCTAG
- a CDS encoding acyl-CoA thioesterase has protein sequence MSGAFCLTFTARPEHIDVMGHVNNAVWVQWVQDIATAHWDAVATPEHVATYVWLVTRHEIDYRGNVAQGEQVSGATWVEGEPRGATSVRRVDFRNDAGKVIVSAATTWAMLDRATGRPVRVRPEVVAPFGLG, from the coding sequence ATGAGCGGCGCGTTCTGCCTGACGTTCACCGCCCGGCCCGAACACATCGACGTAATGGGCCACGTCAACAATGCGGTGTGGGTGCAATGGGTGCAGGACATTGCGACCGCGCATTGGGACGCCGTGGCAACGCCCGAACATGTCGCGACTTATGTCTGGCTCGTGACCCGGCACGAGATCGATTATCGCGGGAACGTGGCCCAAGGCGAGCAGGTGAGCGGGGCAACCTGGGTGGAGGGAGAGCCGCGCGGCGCGACTTCGGTGCGCCGGGTCGATTTCCGCAACGATGCCGGCAAGGTAATCGTTTCGGCTGCCACCACCTGGGCCATGCTGGATCGTGCGACCGGGCGGCCGGTTCGTGTGCGGCCCGAAGTCGTGGCGCCGTTCGGCCTCGGGTGA
- the ald gene encoding alanine dehydrogenase, which produces MRIGCPTEIKNHEYRVGLTPESARELITHGHEVWIQSGAGNGIGADDDQYRQAGAFIKDGPDAIFAECEMVVKVKEPQAEERAKLRDGQILYTYLHLAPDAPQTADLVKNGVTAIAYETVTGPGGSLPLLKPMSQVAGRMSVQAGATALEKAHGGRGVLLGGVPGVLPAKVLVIGGGVVGFNAAQMAVGLGADTTILDRDPAVLERVGIHFESRAKTRFSNKANLEEAVCEADLVIGAVLIPGAAAPKLIARDLLKSMQPGAVLVDVAIDQGGCFETSRATTHADPTYVIDDVVHYCVANMPGAVARTSTYALNNVTLPHALRIAGLGWKEAMRRDPHLAEGLNVHAGQVTYAAVAEELGYEYRPVADILG; this is translated from the coding sequence ATGCGCATCGGTTGCCCCACGGAAATCAAGAACCACGAATATCGCGTCGGCCTCACGCCCGAAAGCGCGCGTGAGCTGATAACGCATGGTCACGAAGTCTGGATCCAGAGCGGGGCCGGAAACGGCATCGGCGCTGACGACGACCAGTATCGCCAGGCGGGCGCATTCATCAAGGATGGGCCCGACGCGATTTTCGCCGAGTGCGAGATGGTGGTGAAGGTCAAGGAACCGCAGGCGGAAGAACGCGCCAAGCTGCGCGATGGGCAGATCCTCTACACATACCTCCACCTCGCCCCCGATGCGCCGCAAACCGCCGATCTGGTGAAGAACGGCGTCACCGCGATCGCTTACGAGACGGTGACCGGACCGGGCGGCTCGCTGCCGCTGCTCAAACCGATGAGCCAGGTCGCAGGGCGCATGAGTGTGCAGGCCGGCGCGACCGCGCTGGAAAAGGCCCACGGCGGGCGCGGCGTGCTGCTGGGCGGGGTGCCGGGCGTGCTTCCGGCCAAAGTCCTGGTGATCGGCGGCGGCGTGGTCGGTTTCAATGCCGCGCAGATGGCAGTCGGACTGGGCGCAGACACGACCATTCTCGATCGCGACCCGGCGGTTCTGGAGCGTGTCGGAATCCATTTCGAAAGCCGGGCCAAGACGCGGTTTTCGAACAAGGCCAATCTGGAAGAGGCGGTGTGCGAGGCCGATCTGGTGATCGGTGCGGTACTGATCCCCGGCGCCGCCGCGCCCAAGCTGATCGCGCGCGACCTGCTCAAATCCATGCAGCCGGGTGCGGTGCTGGTCGATGTCGCCATCGACCAGGGCGGCTGTTTCGAAACGAGCCGGGCGACGACCCACGCCGATCCGACATATGTGATCGACGACGTGGTCCATTATTGCGTCGCCAACATGCCCGGCGCAGTCGCGCGGACCAGCACGTATGCGCTCAACAACGTCACGCTGCCCCATGCTCTGCGGATCGCCGGGCTGGGATGGAAAGAGGCGATGCGCCGCGATCCACACCTGGCCGAAGGGCTGAATGTCCATGCCGGGCAAGTGACTTATGCCGCCGTGGCCGAAGAACTGGGTTACGAATATCGCCCGGTGGCCGACATCCTGGGGTGA
- a CDS encoding GGDEF domain-containing protein, with amino-acid sequence MGGEAKFRAAILAILTLCAALGLPAAAHPCPPPPSTVSALSAMPGDAVLPCASRPPRLPAEAVALQFEPDPANAVPRYLLMNLGKFDRIAIAVEGRDGARTSATTPMSQAIATSAGPTLAIPLPQTGTAPARVTVLIEGLSHQASLESLHLAPERPDRRAGHVGRLVLIGILIGMLAMPILFDALFWRVLRNRFIVWHAIMTVCFIPLVALRSGIVNEVLPLDPHVWRAATIMTFGAAIAACLLFTRHFIERDKLGARQAQAMEWAAAWALIVSVMQTVRPEWMMPAGLPLHGIALAPVLLLWLQVVGRALMRGSRAVWFQLVGWIPLTVVFLIELATELMPGVPAVRTLDLFYLGLVCEATVTALGVTDRFLTLRRERDKARRMAAALGNLVERDPLTGLMNRRGLDGRFAQLRAEGFSTFALLDLDRFKDINDTFGHGVGDKVLRTVAAVLASEKKRQSVAVRMGGEEFLLLLRGDNQAERAERIRRAISLRVAREVTQIDRVVTASMGMIEIPDGLSDALGFDDLYARADKLLYEAKEAGRNRSMHERLILFGKTAPGSETAAA; translated from the coding sequence ATGGGCGGGGAAGCCAAATTTCGGGCCGCCATTCTGGCGATCCTGACACTGTGCGCTGCGCTGGGCCTTCCCGCAGCGGCCCACCCCTGTCCGCCGCCCCCCTCTACAGTCAGCGCCCTGTCCGCGATGCCAGGCGATGCAGTGCTGCCCTGCGCCAGCAGGCCGCCCCGCTTGCCGGCAGAGGCGGTCGCGCTGCAATTCGAACCCGACCCGGCGAATGCGGTGCCGCGATACCTGCTGATGAATCTGGGCAAGTTCGATCGCATCGCCATTGCGGTCGAGGGGCGCGACGGCGCGCGGACAAGCGCGACCACGCCAATGTCGCAGGCCATCGCAACCAGCGCCGGCCCCACGCTCGCCATCCCCCTGCCGCAAACCGGCACCGCGCCCGCGCGCGTGACCGTTCTGATCGAAGGGCTTTCGCATCAGGCCAGCCTCGAAAGCCTGCATCTGGCGCCCGAGCGGCCGGATCGGCGGGCCGGCCATGTCGGGCGGCTGGTTCTGATCGGGATACTGATCGGAATGCTGGCCATGCCGATCCTGTTCGATGCGCTTTTCTGGCGCGTGCTGCGCAATCGCTTCATCGTCTGGCACGCGATCATGACCGTGTGTTTTATCCCGCTGGTCGCGTTGCGGAGCGGGATCGTGAACGAAGTGCTCCCGCTCGATCCCCATGTCTGGCGCGCGGCGACGATCATGACGTTCGGCGCGGCCATCGCCGCCTGCCTGCTGTTCACGCGCCATTTCATCGAACGCGACAAACTGGGCGCCCGCCAGGCGCAGGCGATGGAATGGGCCGCCGCCTGGGCGCTGATCGTTTCCGTCATGCAGACGGTCAGGCCGGAATGGATGATGCCCGCCGGGCTGCCGCTGCACGGCATCGCGCTGGCCCCTGTCCTGCTCCTGTGGTTGCAGGTGGTGGGCCGGGCGCTGATGCGCGGCAGCCGGGCGGTCTGGTTCCAGCTGGTGGGCTGGATTCCCCTGACCGTCGTATTCCTGATCGAACTTGCCACCGAACTGATGCCGGGCGTGCCCGCGGTTCGTACGCTCGATCTGTTCTATCTCGGCCTGGTCTGCGAAGCGACGGTGACCGCGCTGGGGGTGACCGACCGTTTCCTGACGCTGCGGCGCGAACGCGACAAGGCGCGCAGGATGGCGGCGGCGCTGGGCAATCTGGTGGAACGCGACCCCCTTACCGGATTGATGAACCGGCGCGGGCTGGACGGACGCTTCGCCCAGCTTCGCGCCGAAGGGTTTTCAACCTTCGCCCTGCTCGATCTCGACAGGTTCAAGGATATCAACGACACATTCGGCCACGGCGTCGGCGACAAGGTTCTGCGAACCGTCGCCGCGGTGCTGGCGAGCGAGAAGAAGCGGCAATCGGTCGCCGTGCGAATGGGCGGGGAGGAATTCCTGTTGCTGCTGCGCGGCGACAATCAGGCCGAGCGCGCCGAACGCATCCGCCGCGCGATCAGCCTGCGTGTCGCCCGCGAAGTGACCCAGATCGACCGGGTGGTCACGGCAAGCATGGGAATGATCGAAATACCGGACGGCCTATCCGACGCGCTCGGGTTCGACGATCTTTATGCCCGTGCGGATAAGCTGCTGTACGAAGCGAAGGAGGCGGGTCGCAACCGTTCCATGCACGAACGGCTGATACTGTTCGGCAAGACTGCGCCGGGATCGGAAACGGCGGCCGCCTGA
- a CDS encoding OprO/OprP family phosphate-selective porin, whose translation MKSFLALSHVAAVAGGLWAVPLAAQDGGAGSGHGQVEALRAEMARLADRVETLEAELAAAKGEPAAVPPAPAAPSAGASSISWKGAPVIEGEGGWSFKPRGRLQIDAGTISAPDSLGAVDGFGSEIRRARLGAEGDIPGGFGYKFELDFAGGEVELADGILTYGDGGLTVSIGHHNTFQGLEELTSSRFISTMERAAFTDAFGFERRLGLSTQYAAGAWLVQAGVFSDNADALSNRNWSVDGRVVAMPELGGTRLHLGGSVHYADYEEGTALRYRQRPFAHFTDTRFIDTGRVEGASELGMGLEAAAIAGPFHAAAEGFWQQVDRPGALPDPTFFGGYAEIGMFLTPGDTRGYKRGVFDRVKPANPVGEGGFGAVQINLRYDRLDLVDAGIVGGTHDGYAVSLVWTPTDYTRFMANYGRMEYANAALPAGEDDRSYGVDTFGVRAQIDF comes from the coding sequence ATGAAAAGTTTCCTTGCCCTATCGCATGTCGCCGCCGTGGCCGGCGGGTTGTGGGCGGTGCCGCTGGCGGCGCAGGACGGTGGTGCCGGATCGGGTCACGGCCAGGTCGAGGCTCTGCGCGCGGAAATGGCGCGCCTGGCCGATCGGGTCGAAACGCTCGAAGCCGAACTGGCTGCGGCGAAAGGCGAGCCGGCGGCCGTGCCGCCCGCCCCGGCCGCGCCGTCGGCGGGCGCGAGTTCGATCAGCTGGAAGGGCGCGCCTGTGATCGAAGGCGAAGGCGGCTGGAGCTTCAAGCCGCGCGGCCGGCTGCAGATCGATGCCGGCACGATTTCGGCCCCCGATTCCCTCGGCGCCGTGGACGGCTTCGGCAGCGAGATCCGCCGCGCGCGGCTGGGCGCGGAAGGCGATATCCCCGGCGGCTTCGGATACAAGTTCGAGCTGGATTTTGCCGGGGGCGAGGTCGAACTGGCCGATGGCATTCTGACATACGGCGATGGCGGGCTGACCGTTTCCATCGGGCACCACAACACGTTCCAGGGGCTGGAGGAACTGACCAGCAGCCGCTTCATTTCGACGATGGAGCGTGCGGCCTTCACCGATGCCTTCGGCTTCGAACGCCGGCTCGGCCTGTCGACCCAATACGCCGCCGGCGCGTGGCTGGTTCAGGCCGGGGTGTTCAGCGACAATGCCGATGCGCTGTCGAACCGCAACTGGAGCGTGGACGGGCGCGTCGTCGCGATGCCCGAACTGGGCGGCACCCGGCTCCATCTGGGCGGATCGGTGCACTATGCGGATTACGAGGAAGGGACCGCGCTGCGATATCGCCAGCGGCCCTTCGCCCACTTCACCGATACGCGCTTCATCGATACCGGCCGGGTGGAAGGGGCCAGCGAGCTGGGCATGGGGCTGGAGGCGGCAGCGATCGCCGGGCCATTCCACGCCGCGGCGGAAGGGTTCTGGCAGCAAGTCGACCGTCCCGGCGCACTGCCCGACCCGACATTCTTCGGCGGCTATGCCGAAATCGGCATGTTCCTGACCCCCGGCGATACGCGCGGGTACAAACGGGGCGTGTTCGACCGCGTGAAGCCGGCAAACCCGGTGGGTGAAGGCGGTTTCGGCGCGGTCCAGATCAATCTGCGCTACGACCGGCTCGACCTGGTCGATGCGGGGATCGTCGGTGGCACGCATGATGGATATGCCGTCTCGCTCGTCTGGACGCCGACCGATTACACGCGCTTCATGGCCAATTACGGCCGCATGGAGTACGCCAATGCCGCCCTGCCTGCCGGGGAAGACGACCGGTCCTACGGCGTCGATACCTTCGGCGTGCGGGCCCAGATCGACTTTTGA
- a CDS encoding substrate-binding domain-containing protein, whose translation MHITKSICLAAVAALSLSACGDAPGAGGTRDSIRAVGSSTVYPFAKVVAENFARSHADFKSPLIESTGTGGGIALFCEGVGPNTPDIANASRRMKKGEFETCQANGVEEIIELQVGLDGLAFASAQGGIMMNLTPEIVYKAIAAQPYGKEQTAKTWADVDPSLPNEPILVYGPPSTSGTRDALKELVLEVGCDADPAMEALKESDEDRHTQICTEVRSDGAYVDQGEQDNLIVQKIGNNPKAVGVFGFSYLEENSGKVQGLPMNGVEPTYENISSFQYPGARPLYVYVKKAHLDAIQGLKEFLAEWANSWGKDGPLAAIGLVPSPDETMAANAASATTQYTTMTGEEL comes from the coding sequence ATGCACATCACGAAATCCATCTGCCTTGCCGCGGTCGCGGCGCTTTCGCTGTCCGCATGTGGCGATGCGCCGGGCGCCGGCGGCACGCGCGATTCGATCCGCGCGGTCGGTTCGTCGACCGTCTATCCTTTCGCCAAAGTCGTGGCGGAAAACTTCGCCCGCTCGCACGCCGATTTCAAATCGCCGCTGATCGAATCGACCGGCACCGGCGGCGGCATCGCGCTGTTCTGCGAAGGGGTGGGCCCGAACACGCCCGACATCGCCAACGCTTCGCGCCGGATGAAGAAAGGCGAGTTCGAAACCTGCCAGGCCAACGGCGTGGAAGAAATCATCGAACTGCAGGTCGGCCTTGACGGGCTGGCCTTCGCTTCGGCGCAGGGCGGGATCATGATGAACCTGACGCCCGAAATCGTTTACAAGGCGATCGCGGCGCAGCCTTATGGCAAAGAACAGACGGCCAAGACCTGGGCCGATGTCGACCCCTCGCTGCCGAACGAGCCGATCCTGGTCTATGGCCCGCCTTCCACATCCGGCACGCGCGACGCGCTGAAGGAACTGGTGCTGGAAGTCGGCTGCGATGCCGACCCGGCGATGGAAGCGCTGAAGGAAAGCGACGAAGATCGTCATACGCAGATTTGCACCGAAGTGCGTTCGGACGGCGCCTATGTCGACCAGGGCGAACAGGATAACCTGATCGTGCAGAAGATCGGCAACAATCCGAAGGCCGTGGGCGTGTTCGGCTTCTCCTACCTCGAAGAAAATTCGGGCAAGGTCCAGGGCCTGCCGATGAACGGGGTGGAGCCGACTTACGAGAACATCTCCAGCTTCCAGTATCCGGGCGCGCGCCCGCTCTACGTCTACGTCAAGAAGGCGCACCTCGACGCGATCCAGGGGCTGAAGGAATTCCTGGCCGAATGGGCGAACAGCTGGGGCAAGGATGGCCCGCTGGCCGCGATCGGCCTCGTTCCTTCGCCCGATGAAACGATGGCGGCCAACGCTGCCTCTGCAACCACGCAGTACACCACGATGACCGGCGAAGAGCTGTAA
- a CDS encoding VOC family protein, producing MIGYVTLGTNDLQGHAPFYDAIAEEMGVGRMMDFDSFIAWGRPGGAPGVALTRPYDEKVASVGNGTMVALEAKDEAQVKRLYDIALANGGSDEGAPGPRGEPDGDGNTFYAAYFRDRDGNKLNAFCMVKG from the coding sequence ATGATCGGTTACGTAACACTGGGGACCAACGACCTGCAGGGCCATGCCCCGTTCTACGATGCCATCGCGGAAGAGATGGGCGTGGGGCGGATGATGGATTTCGACAGCTTCATCGCCTGGGGCCGCCCCGGCGGCGCCCCCGGCGTGGCCCTGACCAGGCCTTACGACGAAAAAGTGGCCAGCGTCGGCAACGGCACGATGGTCGCGCTGGAAGCCAAGGACGAAGCGCAGGTGAAGCGCCTTTACGATATCGCGCTCGCCAATGGCGGCAGCGACGAAGGCGCGCCCGGCCCGCGCGGAGAACCCGATGGCGATGGCAACACCTTCTACGCCGCCTATTTCCGCGACCGCGATGGCAACAAGCTCAACGCCTTCTGCATGGTGAAGGGCTGA
- a CDS encoding S9 family peptidase, protein MDHATIKPPIAAKRPVNATHHGVEISDDYAWLRDPGYPTVDDSEVIAHLEAENAWFEARMKPHRPLVDALFGEMRARIKEADTSVPQKDGDWLYWIEFEEGAEYKKWWRRPVGAPDDGSADELILDEPALAEGKPYFRVGALSVSQDGTKLAYSVDDNGSERFTVRIKDLATGAMLPDEIPGTLSALVWVAGDTGLVYSLANEQWRTDNARLHWLGRPLAEDVELYHEDDEGFRVGSALSADEKWVVIGSSDHETSEVRLVPADDPLAEPVLVRERAKGVEYDVDVHGATLFVHANDTHENFRLATAPLDRPGEWSTLIAGSDAFYLTGFTLFRDFYVVEGRQAGLDTIAVRYYDDPDRVEPIAFPEESYSAALGNNPEFATGVLRLSYESMVSPSTVYDYHVAERRLEVRKVQEIPSGYDAGLYRTERLEIAARDGTPIPVSIVYRADRQGAGPLHLYGYGAYGIAIPPGFSTTRLSLVDRGFAYAIAHIRGGDDLGRAWYKAGKLERRTNAFNDFVDVAKGLIARGYSEAGKVTISGGSAGGELMGAVINSDPALWGAVVAHVPFVDVLNTMLDPSLPLTPGEWPEWGNPIEDRAAFDLIRSYSPYDNVRAQDYPPLLVTAGLNDPRVTYWEPAKWVARLRELKTDDNELLLKTNMGAGHGGKSGRFESLEEAAEEFAFILWQMGMAPAGDEGDSRDAAG, encoded by the coding sequence ATGGATCATGCCACCATCAAGCCGCCGATTGCGGCCAAGCGCCCCGTCAATGCAACGCATCACGGGGTGGAAATTTCCGACGACTATGCCTGGCTGCGCGACCCCGGCTATCCCACTGTGGACGACAGCGAGGTGATCGCCCACCTCGAAGCGGAAAACGCCTGGTTCGAAGCGCGGATGAAACCGCACCGCCCGCTGGTCGATGCCCTGTTCGGCGAAATGCGCGCGCGGATCAAGGAAGCCGACACCTCGGTGCCGCAGAAGGACGGCGACTGGCTGTACTGGATCGAGTTCGAGGAAGGGGCCGAATACAAGAAATGGTGGCGCCGCCCGGTCGGCGCGCCGGACGATGGCAGCGCGGACGAACTGATCCTCGACGAACCGGCCCTGGCCGAGGGCAAGCCCTATTTCCGCGTCGGCGCACTGTCGGTCAGCCAGGACGGCACCAAACTCGCCTATTCGGTCGACGATAACGGATCGGAACGCTTCACCGTGCGGATCAAGGATCTGGCGACAGGCGCGATGCTGCCCGACGAGATCCCCGGCACGCTGTCCGCGCTGGTCTGGGTCGCGGGTGACACGGGGCTGGTCTATTCGCTCGCCAACGAACAGTGGCGGACCGACAATGCCCGGCTCCACTGGCTGGGCCGCCCGCTGGCCGAAGATGTCGAGCTATATCACGAAGACGACGAGGGGTTTCGCGTCGGATCGGCGCTTTCGGCGGACGAGAAATGGGTCGTGATCGGCAGTAGCGACCACGAGACGAGCGAGGTCCGCCTGGTCCCGGCCGACGACCCGCTGGCCGAACCGGTGCTGGTGCGCGAACGCGCCAAAGGCGTAGAATACGATGTCGACGTGCATGGCGCGACCCTGTTCGTCCATGCCAACGACACGCACGAAAACTTCCGCCTCGCCACCGCGCCGCTCGACCGGCCCGGCGAATGGAGCACACTGATCGCGGGATCGGACGCGTTCTACCTTACCGGATTCACGCTGTTTCGCGATTTCTACGTGGTCGAGGGGCGGCAGGCCGGGCTCGATACGATCGCGGTGCGGTATTACGACGATCCCGACCGGGTCGAGCCGATCGCCTTTCCCGAAGAAAGCTACAGCGCCGCACTGGGCAACAACCCCGAATTCGCGACCGGGGTGCTGCGCCTTTCGTACGAAAGCATGGTCAGCCCCTCCACCGTTTACGACTACCACGTGGCCGAGCGGCGGCTGGAAGTGCGCAAGGTGCAGGAAATCCCCTCGGGCTACGACGCGGGGCTCTATCGCACGGAGCGACTGGAAATCGCCGCGCGCGACGGGACGCCGATCCCGGTCTCGATCGTCTATCGCGCCGACCGGCAGGGCGCTGGGCCGCTGCACCTTTACGGTTATGGCGCATATGGCATTGCCATTCCGCCCGGTTTTTCGACCACCCGGCTCAGCCTGGTCGATCGCGGGTTCGCCTATGCCATCGCGCATATTCGCGGCGGCGACGATCTGGGCCGCGCCTGGTACAAGGCGGGCAAGCTGGAACGGCGGACCAATGCCTTCAACGATTTCGTCGACGTGGCCAAGGGGCTGATCGCGCGCGGTTACAGCGAAGCGGGCAAAGTGACGATTTCGGGCGGATCGGCGGGGGGCGAGCTGATGGGGGCGGTGATCAATTCCGACCCCGCGCTGTGGGGCGCGGTCGTCGCGCATGTGCCGTTCGTCGACGTGCTCAACACCATGCTCGACCCCTCGCTGCCGCTGACGCCGGGCGAATGGCCCGAATGGGGCAACCCGATAGAAGACCGGGCCGCCTTCGACCTGATCCGCAGCTACAGCCCTTACGACAATGTCCGCGCGCAGGACTATCCACCGCTGCTGGTCACCGCCGGTCTCAACGATCCGCGGGTCACGTACTGGGAACCGGCCAAATGGGTCGCGCGGCTTCGCGAGTTGAAGACCGACGATAACGAACTGCTGCTCAAGACAAACATGGGCGCGGGCCACGGGGGCAAGTCGGGCCGGTTCGAAAGCCTGGAAGAAGCAGCCGAGGAATTCGCTTTCATCCTGTGGCAGATGGGCATGGCCCCGGCGGGCGATGAGGGCGACAGCCGGGATGCCGCGGGATGA